The proteins below are encoded in one region of Metabacillus dongyingensis:
- a CDS encoding APC family permease — MDQEQYLKKKMGFWSLTALSLGGIIGSSWLFGPWAAAKLAGPAAIISWMIGAVAITLIALIYAELGRVKPETGGLGRYPLYSHGKMLATVTSYSIWLGYCATAPVESAGVIQYANQFWPGLYDVTKEQLTTTGILASTLLMIFFVVFNYFGVKLFAVTNTVITTIKFVVPVLTILAFFMTGFHAENFTSQGFAPNGYSAGLSAILTSGIFFAYTGFGNVIMMSGEVVNPRRNIPLALITSLVVAAILYVLLQVVFIGAVPPEMLANGWSGIKFDSPFANLALMANMVWLSWIITADAMISPTGSALTYTAGTSRHVFGMAKSGFLPSFFGSINKRFGVPTRALALNFFIGMLFLFPLKSWTAIVAIVGAIGIFKYASACVTVMVFRKVGLTKDNGLPGMHIIAPLAFVFATLLIYWTNWSRVQLAITGLILGIGCYLVTHFINKHKSVEIIGGLYLVIYILLLVLLSYIGNFGGNGIVPEPFMSIVAAILGFIFYYFAVYNGVWYMRKKGNIEELQESVTKIS; from the coding sequence ATGGATCAAGAACAATATTTGAAAAAGAAAATGGGATTTTGGTCACTTACAGCACTATCTCTCGGGGGAATAATAGGGTCAAGTTGGCTCTTTGGACCATGGGCAGCAGCAAAATTAGCTGGTCCTGCAGCTATTATTTCTTGGATGATTGGTGCAGTTGCCATAACACTCATAGCTCTTATTTATGCTGAATTAGGCAGAGTTAAGCCTGAAACAGGTGGTTTAGGACGGTATCCCCTCTATTCCCATGGAAAAATGCTTGCTACAGTAACTAGTTATTCTATCTGGCTTGGCTATTGTGCCACAGCACCAGTGGAATCTGCCGGAGTTATACAATACGCCAATCAGTTTTGGCCAGGGCTATATGATGTAACTAAGGAGCAGCTTACAACAACCGGCATTCTGGCATCAACACTTTTAATGATATTCTTTGTGGTTTTTAACTATTTTGGAGTGAAACTATTTGCAGTCACGAACACCGTTATTACCACTATTAAGTTTGTTGTACCCGTCCTAACGATCCTGGCTTTTTTTATGACAGGTTTTCATGCAGAGAACTTTACGAGTCAGGGATTTGCCCCTAATGGTTATAGCGCTGGATTAAGTGCGATATTAACCAGTGGTATATTTTTTGCGTACACAGGATTTGGAAACGTTATCATGATGAGTGGAGAAGTGGTCAACCCTAGACGAAATATTCCACTGGCTTTGATCACCTCTCTGGTAGTTGCAGCAATTTTATATGTGTTACTTCAAGTTGTTTTTATTGGAGCAGTTCCACCGGAAATGCTGGCAAATGGCTGGAGTGGCATTAAATTTGATTCTCCATTTGCTAATCTGGCACTTATGGCAAATATGGTTTGGTTATCATGGATCATAACAGCTGACGCCATGATTTCCCCAACAGGCTCAGCCCTTACTTATACAGCTGGAACTTCAAGACATGTTTTTGGAATGGCGAAAAGCGGGTTCCTGCCATCTTTCTTCGGATCAATCAACAAGCGGTTTGGTGTCCCGACTCGTGCACTTGCTCTCAACTTCTTTATCGGAATGCTATTCTTATTCCCTTTAAAAAGCTGGACTGCAATTGTTGCTATTGTGGGAGCAATAGGTATTTTCAAGTATGCTTCGGCATGTGTTACTGTAATGGTTTTCCGTAAGGTTGGTTTGACAAAAGACAATGGTCTCCCAGGTATGCATATCATTGCTCCATTAGCCTTTGTTTTTGCTACGCTTCTTATTTATTGGACAAACTGGAGCAGGGTACAACTTGCAATTACGGGGTTAATTTTAGGAATTGGCTGTTATTTAGTAACCCATTTTATCAATAAACATAAATCAGTTGAAATCATAGGCGGGTTATATCTTGTTATTTATATTCTATTGCTTGTTTTGCTGTCCTATATAGGAAATTTTGGCGGCAATGGTATTGTTCCTGAGCCATTTATGTCTATAGTTGCGGCAATACTTGGATTTATCTTTTACTACTTTGCAGTTTATAACGGAGTATGGTACATGCGTAAAAAAGGGAACATTGAAGAATTACAAGAAAGTGTAACTAAAATATCTTAA
- a CDS encoding peptidoglycan-binding domain-containing protein has translation MRLIKSFICLSAAGIMAFHVLPSTMAEASSITASTRTISAVSDPYPGHVIKYGDRGPDVRKVQNQLNKNNVPIYVDGIFGQTTLKKVKELQMRRHLKADGIVGPSTWTALYHTEFPYPGHVVKIGDSGINVTHIQARLNDAGGSIKIDGIFGPKTQLKVKEFQKKLGLKVDGIVGPETWDILFNYEE, from the coding sequence GTGAGATTAATAAAATCATTTATCTGTTTGTCTGCTGCAGGAATTATGGCATTTCACGTTCTGCCTTCAACAATGGCAGAAGCATCTTCAATCACCGCATCAACCCGCACAATAAGTGCCGTAAGTGATCCCTATCCAGGCCATGTCATAAAGTATGGGGATCGGGGACCGGATGTAAGAAAAGTACAAAACCAGTTAAACAAAAACAATGTACCAATCTATGTAGATGGGATATTTGGTCAAACAACACTCAAGAAGGTCAAAGAATTACAGATGCGAAGACATTTGAAAGCAGACGGGATAGTAGGTCCATCAACGTGGACAGCGCTCTATCATACTGAATTTCCTTATCCAGGCCATGTTGTGAAGATAGGGGACTCGGGCATAAATGTAACACACATCCAAGCTCGTCTAAATGATGCCGGCGGATCGATTAAAATTGACGGTATTTTCGGCCCTAAAACTCAGCTGAAAGTAAAAGAATTTCAGAAAAAATTAGGATTGAAAGTTGACGGAATTGTCGGACCGGAGACGTGGGACATTTTGTTTAACTATGAAGAATAG
- a CDS encoding antibiotic biosynthesis monooxygenase family protein has translation MKPSKSIVWINVFTAKPGKLDELVAIQAEELLNFKSKGVPGWISSRWHRSVDHNKAIMVTTFENIEFHKSWLEKNDFSEHLNKIKHLIEGAEGGYYTLVESIENL, from the coding sequence ATGAAACCCAGTAAATCAATAGTGTGGATTAATGTATTTACTGCCAAACCAGGAAAACTGGATGAATTGGTTGCAATACAAGCTGAAGAACTACTCAACTTTAAGAGTAAAGGTGTTCCTGGCTGGATAAGTAGCCGCTGGCACCGTTCTGTCGATCATAACAAGGCAATTATGGTGACTACCTTCGAGAATATTGAATTTCATAAAAGCTGGTTAGAAAAAAATGACTTTTCTGAACACCTAAACAAGATTAAACATCTTATTGAAGGAGCTGAAGGCGGGTACTATACGCTGGTGGAAAGCATTGAAAACTTGTAG
- a CDS encoding DUF3231 family protein: MQTEHNVKLTASEISQLWSAYMNSSMSKCIFKYFLETVEDNQIRSILEQSLELADAHLKKLSEIFNKESYPIPQGFNVKNDVNMTAPKLFSDSFVLYFIKSMDEIALSFYAASKVLVVRSDIDQYFSECLTEMNKFDTVVKDVLLSKGLFIRSPYLNPPNEVRFVEQQNFLAGWFGKQRPLTAIEITNIFANLQRNALGIITMLGFSQVAKSAEVARFMARGKEIASKHVEIFGSLLKENDLPVPMAWASNVTASKIPPFSDKMMMFMTTALIALSIGFYGASMSVSARRDIAFHYVRLTAEIGEYAEDGANIMIKNGWLEEPPLSEDRNKLANHKKG, from the coding sequence ATGCAAACAGAACATAACGTTAAATTAACTGCTTCAGAAATTTCACAGCTTTGGTCAGCGTACATGAATAGTAGTATGTCTAAATGTATTTTTAAATACTTTTTAGAAACTGTTGAAGATAATCAAATACGTTCAATATTAGAACAGTCATTAGAACTTGCAGATGCACATTTAAAGAAGCTGTCTGAAATATTTAATAAGGAAAGTTATCCAATACCCCAGGGTTTTAATGTTAAAAATGACGTAAATATGACTGCTCCAAAGTTATTTTCAGATAGTTTTGTTCTATATTTTATAAAAAGCATGGATGAAATAGCACTAAGTTTTTATGCTGCCTCTAAGGTTTTAGTTGTACGTTCAGATATAGATCAATACTTTTCGGAATGTCTTACTGAGATGAACAAATTTGATACGGTGGTAAAAGACGTTTTATTATCTAAAGGATTATTTATCAGGTCCCCTTACTTGAATCCACCGAATGAAGTCAGATTTGTTGAGCAGCAAAATTTTTTAGCCGGGTGGTTTGGAAAACAAAGGCCTCTAACAGCAATAGAAATCACAAATATATTTGCCAATTTACAAAGAAATGCCTTAGGGATTATAACAATGTTAGGATTCAGTCAAGTAGCAAAATCTGCTGAAGTAGCCAGGTTCATGGCGAGAGGAAAAGAAATTGCTTCAAAACACGTTGAAATATTTGGTTCACTATTAAAAGAAAATGATCTGCCAGTTCCAATGGCCTGGGCTTCTAATGTAACTGCTTCAAAGATCCCTCCATTCTCAGACAAAATGATGATGTTTATGACGACAGCTTTAATTGCTTTGAGTATTGGATTTTATGGAGCGAGTATGTCAGTAAGTGCTAGAAGGGACATAGCTTTCCATTATGTGCGGTTAACTGCTGAAATAGGAGAATATGCAGAAGACGGTGCAAACATAATGATAAAAAACGGCTGGCTTGAAGAACCGCCACTTTCAGAAGACCGCAATAAATTAGCAAATCATAAAAAGGGATAA
- a CDS encoding metal-sensitive transcriptional regulator — protein MENEMEKMDLPIEDDCCNTSSRKSHHSDAVKKNLVTRLNRVEGQIRGIKGLIEKDTYCDDVITQIAATQAALNSVGKILLEGHLKGCVVDRINEGDMDVLDEFVVTIQKLMKK, from the coding sequence ATGGAAAATGAAATGGAGAAAATGGATCTTCCTATTGAGGATGACTGCTGTAATACTTCTTCCCGAAAAAGTCATCACTCAGATGCAGTAAAGAAAAATTTAGTAACCCGTTTAAATCGTGTCGAAGGGCAAATCAGGGGTATTAAAGGTCTTATAGAAAAAGATACTTATTGTGATGATGTTATTACACAAATAGCAGCGACTCAAGCAGCTCTTAACAGTGTTGGGAAAATTCTGCTTGAAGGCCATTTAAAGGGCTGTGTAGTTGACCGGATCAATGAGGGCGATATGGATGTTCTCGATGAGTTTGTCGTAACGATACAAAAACTAATGAAAAAATAA
- the copZ gene encoding copper chaperone CopZ yields METVKLNVSGMSCGHCVKSVEGSVGKLEGVNEVKVHLEDGKVDVAFNPEKVSLDKIKETIDDQGYDVE; encoded by the coding sequence ATGGAAACCGTAAAATTGAATGTAAGCGGAATGTCTTGCGGACACTGTGTGAAATCTGTAGAAGGCAGTGTAGGGAAACTAGAAGGCGTTAATGAAGTAAAAGTACATCTAGAAGATGGAAAAGTGGATGTTGCTTTTAACCCGGAAAAAGTTTCTTTAGATAAAATTAAAGAAACAATTGATGACCAAGGCTATGATGTTGAATAA
- a CDS encoding heavy metal translocating P-type ATPase: protein MSDKKETTLQIAGMTCAACAVRIEKGLKKIDGVEDASVNFALEKSKVTFDPSRSNVNQLKEKVESLGYKVVTEKAEFDISGMTCAACANKIEKRLNKLNGVQNATVNFALESASAEYNPNEVSAADMKEAIKKLGYSLEQKKETNGEKVDHRQKEIEKQTGKFIFSSILSIPLLWAMVSHFEFTSFIWLPEMFMNPWVQLALATPVQFFVGGQFYAGAYKALRNKSANMDVLVALGTSAAYFYSIYLSIQTIGSDAHMAELYFETSAVLITLIILGKLFEAKAKGRSSEAIKKLMGMQAKTATVFRGGQELNVPIEEVIAGDIVYVKPGEKVPVDGEIFEGRSALDESMITGESIPVDKTAGDLVIGSTINKNGFIKVKATKVGKDTALAQIIKVVEEAQGSKAPIQRLADVISGIFVPIVVGIAIVTFLVWYFVVSPGEFAVALEKLIAVLVIACPCALGLATPTSIMAGSGRAAEYGILFKGGEHLETTHRLDTVILDKTGTVTNGKPTLTDVILSDGFEEDKFLKAVGSAERNSEHPLAEAIVEGIKEKGIELGSTEHFEAIPGFGIESKVEGKSVLIGTRKLMEKNNIDVWNILPKMENLEKQGKTAMLVAIDHQFAGVIAVADTIKETSQKAIERLKKMGLEVVMITGDNKQTAQAIAKEVGIEHVIAEVLPEGKAEEVKKLQKAGKKVAMVGDGINDAPALATADIGMAIGTGTDVAMEAADITLIRGDLNSIADAIYMSKMTIRNIKQNLFWAFAYNALGVPIAALGFLAPWLAGVAMAFSSVSVVLNALRLQRIKLKG, encoded by the coding sequence ATGAGCGATAAAAAAGAAACAACACTTCAAATAGCTGGCATGACATGTGCTGCTTGTGCTGTGAGAATAGAAAAAGGTCTCAAAAAAATAGATGGAGTAGAGGATGCGAGCGTGAATTTCGCATTAGAAAAATCAAAAGTAACATTTGATCCATCCAGATCAAATGTAAATCAGCTTAAAGAAAAAGTGGAATCTTTAGGTTACAAAGTAGTAACTGAAAAAGCAGAATTTGATATAAGCGGAATGACATGTGCAGCGTGTGCTAATAAAATTGAAAAACGTTTAAATAAGTTGAATGGAGTACAAAATGCAACGGTAAACTTCGCCTTGGAATCTGCGTCAGCAGAATATAATCCTAACGAAGTATCGGCTGCTGATATGAAGGAAGCCATCAAAAAACTGGGCTATTCATTAGAACAAAAGAAAGAAACTAATGGCGAAAAGGTTGATCATAGACAGAAAGAAATTGAGAAACAAACAGGTAAATTCATTTTCTCTTCTATTTTGTCTATCCCTTTACTTTGGGCAATGGTCAGTCATTTTGAATTTACATCGTTTATTTGGCTGCCAGAAATGTTTATGAATCCATGGGTACAGCTTGCGCTTGCTACTCCAGTTCAATTTTTTGTCGGCGGTCAATTTTATGCAGGTGCCTATAAAGCATTGAGAAATAAAAGTGCAAACATGGATGTTTTGGTTGCGCTTGGCACATCAGCAGCTTATTTCTACAGTATCTACCTGAGCATTCAAACAATAGGTTCTGATGCCCACATGGCGGAATTATATTTTGAAACAAGTGCTGTATTAATCACCCTTATTATATTAGGTAAACTGTTTGAGGCAAAAGCAAAAGGACGTTCATCTGAAGCCATTAAGAAGCTTATGGGCATGCAGGCCAAAACGGCCACGGTGTTTAGAGGCGGCCAAGAATTGAATGTGCCAATTGAAGAGGTAATCGCTGGTGATATCGTATACGTGAAACCAGGTGAAAAGGTACCTGTTGATGGTGAGATTTTTGAAGGAAGATCTGCACTTGATGAATCAATGATTACAGGTGAAAGTATTCCTGTTGATAAAACAGCTGGAGATTTAGTAATAGGATCAACCATTAACAAGAATGGGTTTATAAAGGTAAAGGCAACAAAGGTTGGGAAGGATACTGCCTTAGCGCAAATCATCAAAGTAGTTGAAGAAGCACAAGGATCAAAAGCTCCTATTCAACGCCTAGCCGACGTGATCTCCGGAATTTTTGTCCCAATTGTAGTTGGGATAGCGATTGTGACATTTTTAGTTTGGTATTTTGTTGTAAGCCCTGGAGAGTTTGCTGTAGCTCTTGAAAAGTTAATCGCCGTATTAGTTATCGCTTGTCCATGTGCTCTAGGTCTAGCTACGCCTACGTCTATTATGGCCGGGTCGGGCCGAGCTGCTGAATATGGAATTTTGTTTAAAGGCGGAGAGCATCTTGAAACAACTCATCGATTGGATACAGTGATCCTTGATAAAACGGGAACTGTAACAAATGGAAAACCAACACTTACAGATGTTATTCTTTCAGATGGATTTGAAGAAGATAAATTTTTAAAGGCAGTCGGTTCTGCAGAAAGAAATTCTGAACATCCGCTGGCTGAAGCAATAGTTGAGGGCATTAAAGAAAAAGGGATTGAACTTGGAAGCACTGAACATTTTGAAGCAATTCCTGGTTTTGGAATCGAATCTAAAGTTGAAGGTAAATCCGTGCTTATTGGAACGCGCAAGCTTATGGAGAAAAATAACATTGATGTTTGGAACATATTACCTAAGATGGAAAACTTAGAAAAGCAAGGTAAGACCGCAATGCTGGTCGCAATTGATCATCAATTTGCAGGAGTGATTGCTGTCGCAGATACAATTAAAGAAACCTCTCAAAAAGCGATTGAAAGGTTAAAAAAGATGGGTCTTGAGGTTGTTATGATTACAGGTGATAACAAGCAGACAGCCCAAGCAATTGCAAAAGAAGTTGGAATTGAACATGTTATAGCAGAAGTTTTGCCGGAAGGAAAGGCAGAAGAAGTTAAAAAACTGCAAAAAGCTGGGAAGAAAGTGGCGATGGTCGGTGACGGTATTAACGATGCCCCAGCGTTAGCTACTGCAGATATAGGCATGGCAATCGGTACTGGCACTGATGTAGCAATGGAGGCGGCTGATATCACCTTAATCAGAGGAGACTTAAATAGTATTGCCGATGCAATCTATATGAGTAAAATGACGATTCGGAATATCAAGCAAAATCTGTTTTGGGCATTTGCTTACAATGCGTTAGGCGTTCCAATTGCAGCATTGGGTTTTCTGGCACCATGGCTTGCAGGGGTAGCAATGGCATTTAGTTCAGTTTCCGTTGTTTTAAACGCACTCAGATTACAAAGGATTAAGTTAAAAGGATAA
- a CDS encoding (2Fe-2S) ferredoxin domain-containing protein has protein sequence MNLDGFSKHLLICSGKTCTKNGAEEVTETIRGELKNLELQKEIHTTKTLCNGQCKHGPIAVLYPQGIWYKEMNKTKSEELIRQLKENNNDHIGSELYCHDGKTFKNHESSER, from the coding sequence ATGAACTTAGATGGGTTTAGCAAACATCTATTAATTTGCAGCGGGAAAACATGCACGAAAAATGGAGCTGAAGAAGTAACAGAGACCATTAGGGGAGAATTGAAAAACTTAGAGCTCCAAAAGGAGATTCACACAACAAAAACATTATGCAACGGCCAATGCAAGCATGGTCCAATCGCTGTTCTATACCCACAAGGAATCTGGTATAAAGAAATGAATAAAACAAAAAGTGAAGAACTTATCCGTCAATTAAAAGAAAATAACAATGATCATATAGGCTCTGAACTTTATTGCCATGATGGGAAAACATTTAAGAACCATGAAAGCAGCGAACGGTAA
- a CDS encoding tetratricopeptide repeat protein has product MNKKFKNTSENTNLRKLLNKAIALREDGRVKQDMTILNEARTLLLKMSEDYPDNAEINYQIGIAYDNSGFGKDAIPYYVKAIEQGLSGPDLQRCLLGLGSTYRLLGHYDEAVETLHRGVTQFPEHRGLQIFYSLALYNTGNYKEAMEIVLMNLMETTTDENLQYFKRGISYYAQHLDETW; this is encoded by the coding sequence ATGAATAAAAAATTTAAGAACACTTCTGAAAATACAAATTTACGCAAGCTTCTGAACAAAGCTATTGCACTGCGTGAAGACGGACGCGTAAAACAAGATATGACTATCTTGAATGAAGCACGTACGCTCCTTTTAAAAATGTCCGAAGATTATCCCGACAACGCAGAAATTAATTATCAGATTGGGATTGCTTATGATAATTCCGGCTTTGGGAAAGATGCAATCCCTTATTATGTTAAAGCGATTGAGCAAGGCCTTTCAGGACCAGATCTACAAAGATGTTTACTCGGTCTTGGCAGTACTTATCGTCTTTTGGGACACTATGATGAAGCGGTTGAAACACTCCATCGCGGTGTGACTCAGTTTCCTGAACATCGCGGTCTGCAAATCTTTTATTCATTGGCTTTGTATAATACCGGCAATTATAAAGAAGCAATGGAAATAGTCTTGATGAATTTGATGGAAACAACGACTGATGAAAACCTCCAATACTTTAAACGAGGGATTTCTTATTATGCACAGCACCTTGATGAAACCTGGTAA
- a CDS encoding YciI family protein, with the protein MIYLCLGYFNPEKMDARPKEEIKTVMSECQPHLKEFYKSGQVIMDAGLDIETKCLRREHGKVMVTDGPFVETKELIGSAFLIEAQDMKDAIRIASLHPAAQVAEGEQFGWRIEIRPVHYFEKREETV; encoded by the coding sequence ATGATATATCTATGTTTAGGTTACTTCAATCCAGAAAAAATGGACGCCCGTCCTAAGGAGGAGATTAAGACTGTCATGAGCGAATGTCAGCCCCACCTCAAGGAATTCTACAAAAGCGGTCAAGTGATAATGGATGCCGGGCTTGACATAGAGACCAAGTGCTTGCGCCGGGAGCACGGGAAGGTAATGGTTACGGACGGTCCTTTTGTAGAAACCAAAGAGTTGATTGGCAGTGCGTTCCTCATTGAAGCACAGGACATGAAGGATGCAATTCGGATAGCCTCACTACATCCTGCCGCACAAGTTGCTGAAGGTGAGCAGTTTGGATGGCGCATTGAGATCCGTCCTGTTCATTACTTCGAGAAGAGAGAAGAGACGGTCTAA
- a CDS encoding VOC family protein, which produces MSEQLSEVNIKKRAKFGLTIQVRLVSNLKKSQEYYRDVLGCKVDNWGHAERDGMIFILQQAVSRDDVRPNASSKKRSDYPTKWEGPDCGWDTFIHVSWDDLDILVEEVREKGGNITVDPFTDVHGNSEFKNVYIQDPDGYNIVLGAMREIQQ; this is translated from the coding sequence TTGAGCGAGCAATTATCGGAGGTAAATATAAAAAAGAGAGCGAAATTCGGACTGACCATTCAAGTTCGTTTAGTCTCAAACTTAAAGAAATCTCAGGAATACTATCGTGATGTTCTCGGATGTAAGGTAGATAACTGGGGACACGCAGAACGAGATGGAATGATTTTTATTCTTCAACAGGCAGTCTCCCGAGATGATGTGCGGCCGAATGCCTCCTCAAAAAAGCGTTCAGATTATCCAACAAAATGGGAAGGTCCAGATTGCGGATGGGACACATTTATACACGTTAGTTGGGATGACTTGGACATCCTTGTCGAAGAAGTGCGTGAAAAAGGCGGAAATATAACAGTTGACCCATTTACTGATGTACACGGCAATTCGGAGTTTAAAAATGTATATATACAGGACCCTGATGGATATAACATCGTGTTGGGTGCGATGCGTGAAATTCAGCAATGA